In Xenopus tropicalis strain Nigerian chromosome 5, UCB_Xtro_10.0, whole genome shotgun sequence, one genomic interval encodes:
- the LOC101731904 gene encoding uncharacterized protein LOC101731904, with protein MALVSGNSTKGEMVSTWLVSYIKNHGGPYEIPQECKNSWDLMKDFIADSVFNKKTKEAKRKGLIIQGLVSCCLKMAEIIKQKETDITEQADKYTTLLRESNEKISELRLHAITTGEALLEKANLCDHLTSVNDELSVKLQDVEKELEEHKHAINIAFDKVGNNSDQSCENNISKFNTEIKGHKQLYPWNELDQACSFPAAPVVTTTVLNTDNTGEVQLISKQLKPQEMDAIVREIGQVPRYDINRFMKWFCELQRVRETYNLNPEDVDRVLQRVVGNGLWVRIVQNCGQQRRTRDVLKEILRALYGITSNVSLSGKLKQMKQECPYELSHRIATVMEQILIDNPGFEHGGLIHRVMLLEALEEDVREGILSITPDPTDLKDILLRADNLWRKKNKEESFVVDAARIFRVEGQQRKECVDFKGPRQGKIFSNSESQKGKYESRWQNRQNNQRDCKSRTWIPFPQLKREHEKLKFEYDKIRAERDLLKQQVSLLETELSKLRRAPLTHSGVKDHGGGTLIEF; from the coding sequence ATGGCTTTAGTCAGTGGTAATAGCACTAAGGGAGAAATGGTCAGCACCTGGTTGGTtagttatattaaaaatcatggggGACCATATGAAATCCCTCAAGAATGTAAAAATTCATGGGATTTAATGAAAGATTTTATAGCTGACAGTGTTTTTAATAAGAAGACTAAGGAAGCAAAACGCAAAGGACTTATCATACAGGGATTGGTCTCCTGCTGTTTAAAAATGGCAGAAATTATTAAACAAAAGGAGACTGATATCACAGAACAGGCAGATAAGTATACGACTTTACTGAGAGAGTCAAATGAAAAGATCTCAGAGTTAAGGTTACATGCCATAACCACTGGGGAGGCATTGCTTGAGAAGGCCAATCTATGTGACCACTTAACCAGTGTAAATGACGAATTGTCAGTAAAATTACAGGATGTAGAAAAGGAGCTGGAGGAGcataaacatgcaataaatattgcttttgaTAAGGTTGGGAATAATTCTGACCAATCTTGTGAAAACAATATTTCTAAATTTAACACAGAAATTAAAGGACATAAACAACTGTACCCTTGGAATGAATTAGATCAAGCATGtagtttcccagcagcccctgttgTCACTACAACTGTATTAAATACTGACAATACAGGGGAGGTACAGCTCATCTCAAAACAATTAAAGCCTCAAGAGATGGATGCAATAGTTAGAGAGATTGGGCAGGTACCAAGATATGATATCAACAGATTCATGAAGTGGTTCTGTGAGTTGCAAAGGGTCAGAGAGACGTATAATTTGAATCCTGAGGATGTAGATAGAGTGTTACAGAGAGTAGTTGGAAATGGTTTATGGGTAAGGATTGTACAGAACTGTGGACAGCAGCGCAGGACAAGGGATGTGTTAAAGGAAATACTTAGAGCATTGTATGGTATCACATCAAATGTGTCTTTGTCCGGTAAATTAAAGCAAATGAAGCAGGAATGTCCTTATGAATTATCACATAGAATAGCCACAGTAATGGAACAAATTCTAATTGATAATCCAGGATTTGAACATGGCGGTTTAATTCATAGGGTCATGTTGTTAGAAGCTTTAGAGGAGGATGTCAGGGAAGGAATATTATCTATCACTCCTGATCCTACGGATCTAAAAGACATTCTGTTGAGGGCAGATAATTTGTGGCGAAAGAAGAATAAGGAGGAAAGTTTTGTAGTGGATGCTGCTAGAATTTTTAGAGTAGAGGGACAGCAGAGAAAGGAGTGTGTTGATTTTAAAGGGCCTAGGCAAGGGAAAATATTCTCCAATTCAGAAAGCCAGAAAGGAAAATATGAATCTAGATGGCAGAATAGACAAAACAATCAAAGAGATTGCAAATCTAGAACTTGGATACCCTTTCCCCAACTAAAAAGGGAACATGAAAAACTTAAATTTGAATATGATAAGATCAGGGCTGAAAGGGATCTTTTAAAACAACAAGTTTCTTTACTGGAAACAGAACTTTCCAAATTAAGGCGTGCCCCTCTTACACATTCTGGTGTTAAAGACCATGGGGGAGGAACTTTAATAGAATTCTAA